Within the Laspinema palackyanum D2c genome, the region TCTACGGACGGATATAAATAATAACGATGTCGTTTTCTAAATTTTGTGCGAATGGGCGAACCCTTATCACTTATTTATTAATGGGGATTTGGAGTGCGATCGCCTGGTTGAACCCCCTGGGGTCTGTCTCTGCGGCAGCCACTCCCTTATCTGCGGTGGATTCGCTCCCCGCCAACCCGGTAACGGTGGCCCTCCAACCGAAGCAAAACCTGGCAAGTGCAGGCAATTTTGTCACCGCAGCGGTTGATCTCGTCGGACCTTCTGTGGTCCGCCTGGATACCGAACGGACGATCGCCCGTCGGGATGACCCATTTTTTAATGATTCCTTGTTCCGAGAGTTTTTCGGACCGGATGTGCCAGTCCCCCAGCAAGAAGAACTCCTGCGGGGTCAGGGTTCGGGTTTCATTATTGAGGGTAACGGGTTAATTCTCACCAATGCTCATGTGGTCAGTGATGCCGATCGCGTCACCGTCACCTTAAAAGATGGCCGCACATTCGAGGGGGAAGTGCGCGGGACTGATGCGGTTACGGATTTAGCGGTGGTCAAGATTGACGACCCCGGCGAACAATTACCCGTTGCACCGTTGGGGGATTCCTCACAAGTTCGTGTAGGGGATTGGGCGATCGCCGTCGGTAATCCGTTCGGATTAGATAATACAGTCACATTAGGAATTATTAGCACTTTAGAGCGATCGTCCTCCCAAGTTGGCATCCCCGATAAACGAGTGGACTTTTTACAAACTGACGCCGCTATCAATCCCGGCAACTCCGGCGGTCCCCTGTTGAACGATCTCGGTCAAGTCATCGGCATTAACACCGCCATTCGTCCCAATGCCAGAGGGATTGGATTTGCCATTCCCATCAACAAAGCAAAAGCGCTCACCGATACATTAGCCCGAGGTGAGACCGTTACTCATCCCTTTATCGGGATTCAGATGGTCACCTTAACGCCGGACTTAGCGCGCCAAAACAATCAGGACCGCAATTCCAACTTAATTGTCCCGGAAATCAATGGCGTCTTAGTGATGCGAGTCTTGCGAGATTCCCCCGCAGAAGCGGCCAGATTGCGCCTTGGAGATGCGATCGTGGCCGTGGATGGCACCCCCATCACCAGCGCCGATCAATTGCAGCGCATCGTCGAAAATAGCGGCGTCAATCGTGACCTCCGTCTCACGGTTCAACGAGGCCCTCAAACCCTAGAACTCACCGTGAGAACTGCTCAATTGAGTAATACTCGGTGAGAATTGGAGTCGATGGAAGGCAACCCCCGGCGGGTAAGGCAACACCTTATAGGGGTTAAAACCTAGCCCGGTCAAGGTGTCATCCACCGAGCAATAATTGTAGGGTGGGAAAAAGCCCATTTCCTTACGGTCGGCTTTTTCCCACCCTACTCGTTTATAAAAACGCCTTTTGATACATACCCGGATTTGGGATTAGGCTTCAATCACCACCCGGAGGTTGCCGCGTTTTTTGGTGACTCGGCAGGCGGTGGTGGTTCCGGACCGCTCAAATTCTAAATCCAGGAGGGTGGAACCGACGCGCAGATTCTGCATAGATAGACTTTCGATCGCCTCGGGGAGGGCGGGGTCAATGATTCGCAGATAATTTCCCGGCGCATCAGGGACGAGATTCGCCATTGTATGAATGAACTGAAAGATACTGCCACTCGCCCAAGCTTGGGGAGAACAGGCGACGGGATACTGGACGGGTTCATTCCTCTCACTGCGATCGTGCCCGCAGAACAGTTCTGGCGGGCGTTGATAAGGCTGCATGATCGTCATATCCAGGATACTTTCAGTCACTTCCAGGGATTGTTCAATGTACCCTTGCGATCGCAATCCCAAAGCAATCAAAGCGTTATCGTGAGGCCACACCGACCCAGTATGATATCCCATTGGATTATAAGCCGGAGATAAGCTGCTGAGGGTGCGAATTCCCCACCCACTAAACAAGTCCGGTGCGAGAAGTCGTTCCGCCACACTTTGAGCTTTTTCTGGGGTAAAAATGCCCAAGTTCAAACAATGACCGGGATTGGAGGAAATGCCATCGATGGGGTTGCCTTCCCCATCTAAGGCTAAGGCGCAGAAATCCAGGTCTGAGACCCAAAAATCCCGGTTGAAGCGGGTTTTCAAATTGCGGGCTTCTTCTTCCCAGCGTTCGGCCAAATCCAGGCGTTTTTTCAAGCGGGCGAGTTCGCTGACACGCTGTTTAGCGGCATAGACATATCCTTGCACTTCACATAAGGCGATCGGGGGGTTAGCTAATTTGCCCTCGCGATCAACGATGCAATCACTGGAGTCTTTCCAGCCTTGGTTCGCCAATCCGCGATTGGATTTACAGGCATAAGTGAGATAGCCGGTTGCTTCCATCTCCCGGTCAA harbors:
- a CDS encoding HhoA/HhoB/HtrA family serine endopeptidase is translated as MSFSKFCANGRTLITYLLMGIWSAIAWLNPLGSVSAAATPLSAVDSLPANPVTVALQPKQNLASAGNFVTAAVDLVGPSVVRLDTERTIARRDDPFFNDSLFREFFGPDVPVPQQEELLRGQGSGFIIEGNGLILTNAHVVSDADRVTVTLKDGRTFEGEVRGTDAVTDLAVVKIDDPGEQLPVAPLGDSSQVRVGDWAIAVGNPFGLDNTVTLGIISTLERSSSQVGIPDKRVDFLQTDAAINPGNSGGPLLNDLGQVIGINTAIRPNARGIGFAIPINKAKALTDTLARGETVTHPFIGIQMVTLTPDLARQNNQDRNSNLIVPEINGVLVMRVLRDSPAEAARLRLGDAIVAVDGTPITSADQLQRIVENSGVNRDLRLTVQRGPQTLELTVRTAQLSNTR